In a single window of the Gadus chalcogrammus isolate NIFS_2021 chromosome 20, NIFS_Gcha_1.0, whole genome shotgun sequence genome:
- the LOC130373225 gene encoding methyl-CpG-binding domain protein 5-like isoform X1, with product MTMDRTVTYGGGGHCPVGKPPAQVPIGWQRKIHHGGVVYISPSGSVLACLEQAKSYLQTDGTCKCGLECPLILHKVFNFDPGAAVTQRTAEDVKADSAVTKLCIHKRKIIAVATLHRSMESQISSRNAGGCHIGSLNPQAIRKDLRNGPSNTIPPDGNNSYKLPMSGPPHYVHKHQLGSPPQRDAYAHQSRLRPGVGDLNAQRSPYRNNHHSGLLSPPASTTCSAQHYADRTPFLRSPESAALSFHGAPSPGSGHVNGERFGPLSPPSVMVHGPPSSSQLACALAGRTSVSSSPSMHTKSPNRQRSPCSFPQNTDYTHKSPLSSNAQQQQQQQQQQHHPQVLQHAPYVVQKRCMSSSEKDPLGILDPIPSLLDFHDQAVPTPSRLQVNNHPQGASVHAPPAIVPLPSNLPMPAVKSGVAGPGPRGQQHPALSSISSSPVRSPVHMAAPPAPVRLKELSLHQHASVASSHYGSVALASQVPSQQQQPSRSLQGPVSSPKTSVPLHHMAESVIQPLVAINTGGGGVHSESIRLPPPRADSLNQARLPLKTGPRQLDRQNPPTFPASSLLSAAAKAQLVHQNNLGGSSGHPGLVGGGRQPYSEGCGSLEPQYLRGAGVPLGEGQSGRAALRDKLMSQQRGAQRKRKPPAEPDGNMSFHMNMQHGPSSHGYPEPTKRLLQQVANNDVSMAPLVQPISNQLEAQNGLSHACQPLPLPGKPLFFEDSVPSLSNMQNVHGPLHLQIRDIAGYRNFSKDCRDDPGEPRNMEQFARQVNQTHNLPFVGNIRTLSYGGHEVEGSICNQNSQPPQMGHHVKQSQGGLGFKDGTGFPPVMSNGGFEMYPESGNPFIQSIGQNILDVPP from the exons CCCCAGTGGCTCGGTGCTAGCCTGTCTGGAACAAGCCAAGAGCTAcctccagacagatggaacctGCAAGTGTGGCCTGGAGTGTCCCCTCATCCTTCATAAG gTGTTCAACTTTGACCCGGGGGCTGCCGTCACGCAGAGGACTGCCGAGGATGTTAAAGCAGACTCTGCCGTCACCAAGCTCTGCATACACAAGAGGAAGATCATCGCCGTGGCAACCCTGCACAGGAGCATGGAGTCCCAGATTTCCAGTAGAAACGCTG GTGGTTGTCACATTGGTTCTTTGAATCCTCAAGCAATAAGGAAGGATCTGCGCAACGGTCCCTCCAACACGATCCCCCCCGACGGCAACAATTCCTACAAACTGCCGATGTCTGGTCCCCCGCACTacgtacacaaacaccaacTGGGCTCCCCACCCCAAAGGGACGCGTACGCACACCAGTCCAGGTTGAGACCCGGCGTCGGTGACCTCAACGCCCAAAGGTCGCCGTATCGCAACAACCATCACAGCGGCTTACTCAGCCCCCCAGCAAGCACCACATGTAGCGCCCAGCATTACGCGGACCGGACCCCCTTTCTCAGGAGCCCCGAGTCTGCTGCGCTCAGTTTTCACGGCGCCCCCAGCCCCGGCTCCGGCCACGTAAACGGTGAGCGCTTCGGCCCCCTCTCCCCGCCCAGTGTCATGGTGCACGGCCCGCCCTCCTCCAGCCAGCTGGCCTGTGCCCTCGCCGGAAGAACCAGCGTCTCCTCGTCGCCTTCGATGCACACCAAAAGCCCAAACAGGCAGCGATCGCCCTGCAGCTTCCCCCAGAACACAGACTACACCCATAAATCCCCCTTGTCGTCAaacgcccagcagcagcagcagcagcagcagcagcagcaccacccccaGGTCCTACAGCACGCCCCCTACGTTGTGCAGAAGAGATGCATGAGCTCCTCTGAAAAGGACCCCCTCGGCATACTCGACCCGATACCGAGCCTCTTAGACTTTCATGACCAAGCCGTCCCCACACCCTCCAGACTCCAGGTCAATAACCATCCTCAAGGGGCGTCTGTGCACGCCCCTCCTGCCATCGTCCCCTTGCCTAGTAATCTCCCCATGCCGGCGGTGAAGTCTGGAGTGGCTGGGCCTGGCCCGAGAGGCCAGCAACACCCCGCGCTGTCGTCCATTTCATCTTCACCCGTTAGATCTCCAGTACACATGGCAGCCCCACCTGCACCCGTTAGGTTAAAGGAGCTCTCTTTGCACCAACACGCGTCCGTTGCCTCCTCGCATTACGGTAGTGTCGCCCTGGCTTCACAGGTGCcatcgcagcagcagcagccttcccGGTCTTTGCAGGGGCCCGTTTCATCCCCAAAGACCTCCGTGCCGCTCCATCACATGGCCGAGTCTGTGATCCAGCCACTAGTAGCAATAAAcactggtggtggcggtgtgcATTCTGAGTCCATACGCCTTCCTCCCCCCAGAGCCGACAGCCTCAATCAAGCGAGACTCCCTCTGAAGACGGGCCCGCGCCAACTCGACCGACAGAATCCTCCCACCTTCCCAGCCAGTAGTCTACTGTCCGCGGCGGCCAAAGCACAGCTAGTCCATCAAAACAACCTGGGTGGCAGCTCGGGTCACCCTGGGTTGGTCGGGGGCGGCAGGCAGCCGTACAGCGAAGGATGTGGCAGTCTGGAGCCCCAGTATCTACGCGGTGCCGGAGTTCCTttgggagagggacagagcggAAGAGCGGCGCTCCGAGACAAACTCATGTCCCAGCAGCGAGGGGCGCAGCGCAAGCGGAAACCCCCCGCCGAGCCCGACGGGAACATGTCCTTCCATATGAACATGCAGCACGGCCCCAGTTCGCATGGCTATCCAGAGCCCACTAAAAGGCTCTTGCAGCAAGTGGCAAACAACGATGTGTCAATGGCACCACTTGTCCAACCTATTAGCAATCAGCTGGAAGCCCAGAATGGACTGAGCCATGCGTGTCAACCACTGCCCTTGCCTGGCAAACCGCTGTTTTTTGAGGATAGTGTGCCTTCATTGTCAAACATGCAGAACGTGCATGGACCCCTTCATCTCCAAATTAGAGACATCGCAGGCTATCGGAACTTCAGTAAAGACTGTCGTGATGATCCAGGGGAGCCCCGGAACATGGAACAGTTTGCACGTCAAGTGAATCAAACGCACAATCTGCCTTTTGTTGGGAATATAAGGACCCTGAGTTACGGCGGACATGAAGTGGAAGGGTCCATATGTAACCAAAACTCTCAGCCACCACAAATGGGTCATCATGTAAAACAGTCCCAGGGCGGCCTCGGTTTTAAAGATGGAACAGGATTTCCCCCGGTGATGTCCAATGGTGGTTTCGAAATGTACCCCGAATCAGGTAACCCATTTATCCAAAGTATTGGCCAAAACATTCTAGATGTTCCTCCATGA
- the LOC130373225 gene encoding uncharacterized protein LOC130373225 isoform X3, which translates to MNGLLRTFKVSLAERIPHPAGMVSDQQGVGLPDAMCFQASQQGLSIAQGGPPSTDANPTSQRVRAGSRGEAVSSVIVRNCAFSAPQAAPQLDLSQSVIHGSPRAYPDEASQQPAGPRRTPAKLKHSNGLPSAPEALLQFGRGPQWSSGANGGPPYGLSQAERSLSQARAQDGSGFYTEFMARHAFPTPQEQSPAQLNGNHPRNGHLGPARSGAHASGGVIQSPEHGPAADGRQAYFPKRSNGYLNGQLNGNYGGGGARDAGSLNGSFVLNIAEGQMSEERLMGPVSLHHPGRPLAHRQPAQPGGDLLWAGAPSFHPWPGKMKMEGPSYLCSVGEMMQSKMEPVRFHQTLKDDLNTLHKANGIHLSAGAVDDHMEDALHNAMGQWHKFTANVGLDGVRKAPKAKKRKIFR; encoded by the exons ATGAATGGCCTCCTCAGAACCTTCAAG GTGAGTCTCGCTGAGAGGATACCACACCCTGCCGGCATGGTATCGGATCAGCAGGGCGTGGGTCTCCCGGATGCCATGTGCTTCCAGGCCAGCCAGCAGGGCCTCTCCATAGCCCAGGGCGGGCCTCCGAGCACAGACGCGAACCCCACCAGCCAACGGGTGCGAGCCGGGTCGCGCGGGGAGGCCGTGTCGAGTGTCATCGTCCGCAATTGCGCGTTTTCGGCACCCCAAGCGGCCCCGCAGCTGGACCTCTCCCAGTCAGTCATTCACGGGTCGCCCCGCGCCTATCCCGACGAGGCCTCTCAACAACCGGCCGGGCCGCGACGGACCCCCGCGAAACTCAAGCACTCTAACGGCCTGCCCTCCGCCCCGGAGGCGCTGCTTCAGTTCGGCCGCGGCCCGCAATGGAGCTCCGGTGCCAACGGCGGTCCGCCGTACGGGCTCAGCCAGGCCGAGAGGAGTCTGTCGCAGGCTCGGGCGCAGGACGGGAGCGGCTTCTACACGGAGTTTATGGCCAGACACGCCTTCCCCACGCCGCAGGAGCAGAGCCCCGCTCAGCTGAACGGTAACCACCCCAGGAACGGCCACCTCGGCCCAGCGAGGAGCGGAGCCCACGCGTCAGGCGGGGTCATCCAGTCCCCCGAGCACGGCCCTGCTGCCGATGGCCGGCAAGCGTATTTTCCCAAGCGGTCCAACGGATATTTAAACGGTCAGCTCAACGGGAACTACGGTGGCGGCGGCGCGCGTGATGCAGGCAGCCTCAACGGGTCCTTTGTGCTGAATATTGCAGAAGGCCAGATGAGTGAAGAGCGGCTCATGGGACCCGTCAGCCTGCATCACCCTGGGCGACCGTTGGCCCACAGACAACCGGCACAACCCGGAGGAGATCTGCTGTGGGCCGGGGCCCCGAGCTTTCATCCCTGGCCCGGCAAGATGAAAATGGAGGGGCCGTCTTATCTCTGCAGTGTTGGTGAAATGATGCAAAGCAAG ATGGAGCCTGTGAGATTTCACCAGACCTTGAAGGATGACCTGAACACATTGCACAAAGCTAATGGTATTCACCTGAG TGCTGGGGCAGTAGACGACCACATGGAGGATGCTTTGCACAATGCAATGGGCCAGTGGCACAAATTTACAGCTAAT GTAGGCCTAGATGGTGTACGGAAAGCCCCCAAAGCCAAAAAGAGGAAGATCTTTAGATGA
- the LOC130373225 gene encoding methyl-CpG-binding domain protein 5-like isoform X2, with the protein MTMDRTVTYGGGGHCPVGKPPAQVPIGWQRKIHHGGVVYISPSGSVLACLEQAKSYLQTDGTCKCGLECPLILHKVFNFDPGAAVTQRTAEDVKADSAVTKLCIHKRKIIAVATLHRSMESQISSRNAGGCHIGSLNPQAIRKDLRNGPSNTIPPDGNNSYKLPMSGPPHYVHKHQLGSPPQRDAYAHQSRLRPGVGDLNAQRSPYRNNHHSGLLSPPASTTCSAQHYADRTPFLRSPESAALSFHGAPSPGSGHVNGERFGPLSPPSVMVHGPPSSSQLACALAGRTSVSSSPSMHTKSPNRQRSPCSFPQNTDYTHKSPLSSNAQQQQQQQQQQHHPQVLQHAPYVVQKRCMSSSEKDPLGILDPIPSLLDFHDQAVPTPSRLQVNNHPQGASVHAPPAIVPLPSNLPMPAVKSGVAGPGPRGQQHPALSSISSSPVRSPVHMAAPPAPVRLKELSLHQHASVASSHYGSVALASQVPSQQQQPSRSLQGPVSSPKTSVPLHHMAESVIQPLVAINTGGGGVHSESIRLPPPRADSLNQARLPLKTGPRQLDRQNPPTFPASSLLSAAAKAQLVHQNNLGGSSGHPGLVGGGRQPYSEGCGSLEPQYLRGAGVPLGEGQSGRAALRDKLMSQQRGAQRKRKPPAEPDGNMSFHMNMQHGPSSHGYPEPTKRLLQQVANNDVSMAPLVQPISNQLEAQNGLSHACQPLPLPGKPLFFEDSVPSLSNMQNVHGPLHLQIRDIAGYRNFSKDCRDDPGEPRNMEQFARQVNQTHNLPFVGNIRTLSYGGHEVEGSICNQNSQPPQMGHHVKQSQGGLGFKDGTGFPPVMSNGGFEMYPESGAPHK; encoded by the exons CCCCAGTGGCTCGGTGCTAGCCTGTCTGGAACAAGCCAAGAGCTAcctccagacagatggaacctGCAAGTGTGGCCTGGAGTGTCCCCTCATCCTTCATAAG gTGTTCAACTTTGACCCGGGGGCTGCCGTCACGCAGAGGACTGCCGAGGATGTTAAAGCAGACTCTGCCGTCACCAAGCTCTGCATACACAAGAGGAAGATCATCGCCGTGGCAACCCTGCACAGGAGCATGGAGTCCCAGATTTCCAGTAGAAACGCTG GTGGTTGTCACATTGGTTCTTTGAATCCTCAAGCAATAAGGAAGGATCTGCGCAACGGTCCCTCCAACACGATCCCCCCCGACGGCAACAATTCCTACAAACTGCCGATGTCTGGTCCCCCGCACTacgtacacaaacaccaacTGGGCTCCCCACCCCAAAGGGACGCGTACGCACACCAGTCCAGGTTGAGACCCGGCGTCGGTGACCTCAACGCCCAAAGGTCGCCGTATCGCAACAACCATCACAGCGGCTTACTCAGCCCCCCAGCAAGCACCACATGTAGCGCCCAGCATTACGCGGACCGGACCCCCTTTCTCAGGAGCCCCGAGTCTGCTGCGCTCAGTTTTCACGGCGCCCCCAGCCCCGGCTCCGGCCACGTAAACGGTGAGCGCTTCGGCCCCCTCTCCCCGCCCAGTGTCATGGTGCACGGCCCGCCCTCCTCCAGCCAGCTGGCCTGTGCCCTCGCCGGAAGAACCAGCGTCTCCTCGTCGCCTTCGATGCACACCAAAAGCCCAAACAGGCAGCGATCGCCCTGCAGCTTCCCCCAGAACACAGACTACACCCATAAATCCCCCTTGTCGTCAaacgcccagcagcagcagcagcagcagcagcagcagcaccacccccaGGTCCTACAGCACGCCCCCTACGTTGTGCAGAAGAGATGCATGAGCTCCTCTGAAAAGGACCCCCTCGGCATACTCGACCCGATACCGAGCCTCTTAGACTTTCATGACCAAGCCGTCCCCACACCCTCCAGACTCCAGGTCAATAACCATCCTCAAGGGGCGTCTGTGCACGCCCCTCCTGCCATCGTCCCCTTGCCTAGTAATCTCCCCATGCCGGCGGTGAAGTCTGGAGTGGCTGGGCCTGGCCCGAGAGGCCAGCAACACCCCGCGCTGTCGTCCATTTCATCTTCACCCGTTAGATCTCCAGTACACATGGCAGCCCCACCTGCACCCGTTAGGTTAAAGGAGCTCTCTTTGCACCAACACGCGTCCGTTGCCTCCTCGCATTACGGTAGTGTCGCCCTGGCTTCACAGGTGCcatcgcagcagcagcagccttcccGGTCTTTGCAGGGGCCCGTTTCATCCCCAAAGACCTCCGTGCCGCTCCATCACATGGCCGAGTCTGTGATCCAGCCACTAGTAGCAATAAAcactggtggtggcggtgtgcATTCTGAGTCCATACGCCTTCCTCCCCCCAGAGCCGACAGCCTCAATCAAGCGAGACTCCCTCTGAAGACGGGCCCGCGCCAACTCGACCGACAGAATCCTCCCACCTTCCCAGCCAGTAGTCTACTGTCCGCGGCGGCCAAAGCACAGCTAGTCCATCAAAACAACCTGGGTGGCAGCTCGGGTCACCCTGGGTTGGTCGGGGGCGGCAGGCAGCCGTACAGCGAAGGATGTGGCAGTCTGGAGCCCCAGTATCTACGCGGTGCCGGAGTTCCTttgggagagggacagagcggAAGAGCGGCGCTCCGAGACAAACTCATGTCCCAGCAGCGAGGGGCGCAGCGCAAGCGGAAACCCCCCGCCGAGCCCGACGGGAACATGTCCTTCCATATGAACATGCAGCACGGCCCCAGTTCGCATGGCTATCCAGAGCCCACTAAAAGGCTCTTGCAGCAAGTGGCAAACAACGATGTGTCAATGGCACCACTTGTCCAACCTATTAGCAATCAGCTGGAAGCCCAGAATGGACTGAGCCATGCGTGTCAACCACTGCCCTTGCCTGGCAAACCGCTGTTTTTTGAGGATAGTGTGCCTTCATTGTCAAACATGCAGAACGTGCATGGACCCCTTCATCTCCAAATTAGAGACATCGCAGGCTATCGGAACTTCAGTAAAGACTGTCGTGATGATCCAGGGGAGCCCCGGAACATGGAACAGTTTGCACGTCAAGTGAATCAAACGCACAATCTGCCTTTTGTTGGGAATATAAGGACCCTGAGTTACGGCGGACATGAAGTGGAAGGGTCCATATGTAACCAAAACTCTCAGCCACCACAAATGGGTCATCATGTAAAACAGTCCCAGGGCGGCCTCGGTTTTAAAGATGGAACAGGATTTCCCCCGGTGATGTCCAATGGTGGTTTCGAAATGTACCCCGAATCAG GAGCTCCACACAAATGA
- the epc2 gene encoding enhancer of polycomb homolog 2, producing MSKLSFRARALDAAKPLPVYRNKDLPDLNDCVSINRAVPQMPTGMEKEEELEHHLQRAISAQSVFREKKEHMVIPVPEAESNITYYDRLYKGELKVPKQLMHIQPLGLDNEEADYDMDSEDETLLNRLNRKMEIKPLQFETMVDRLEKASTNQLVSLPEAKVLLNEDDYLLKSVYDYWVRKKKNCRGPSLIPLIKLEKRDGSTNSDAYVAFRRRTEKMQTRKNRKNDEASYEKMLKLRREFSRTVTILEMIKRREKAKRELLHLTLEVVEKRYQLGDFTGEVLSEVTVPLAEKPAYIAPVSLANGMRHKTELKIKTHKAGLPHAYHTSMKEELPFDFVRPKKKYTKRDKLNPPRRPGRPPSLYTVNKADIKQYDFHSSGEEDFPAPLSPPSEPDEENDPDGVFAFRRKAGCQYLSPCAELNPGPLWEHPELAGLDALRHRHSLTALCVPRRFVGLARRRMGRGGRVVLDRASSGTDAVLRQLDPEVVTQPGATDSPAPPQRGPGQRCAPSTSLSEILDNIQALRWRCFRPRPSQDHNQASKTSRLSTDCRLAARLSACPRNGIGGITEEQYQDHQQQLAQMQKQQLAQTSTAPVKHSSQPELKVTQTTCSNDCTSKTLDSASAHFAASAVVSAPPQGHVNNENKPHKPSVNGVLHPPGTTRPPHPTTTPSTSTTSMGGGGNGSGTTTTSTSHSGGPRGLGRSSSSTTSSSLQSLPNARSHVSAVSPANSHHSARPSAPSPSALKLATAASALGRVPKVPPASTGGTLPRENHEPERLNGISETTVAMEVT from the exons ATGAGTAAATTATCGTTCCGAGCGCGAGCGCTAGACGCCGCCAAACCTCTCCCAGTCTACCGTAACAAAGATCTTCCAGACCTAAATGACTGCGTCTCGATCAACCGGGCAGTTCCACAAATGCCAACGGGCATGGAAAAAGAGGAAGAACTG GAGCACCATCTGCAGAGGGCCATCTCAGCCCAGTCGGTGTTCCGGGAGAAGAAGGAACACATGGTGATCCCGGTGCCCGAGGCTGAGAGCAACATCACCTACTACGACCGCCTCTACAAAGGCGAACTCAAGGTTCCCAAACAGCTCATGCACATCCAGC CCCTTGGCCTTGACAATGAGGAGGCCGACTACGATATGGACTCTGAGGACGAGACCCTCCTCAACAGGCTCAACCGCAAGATGGAGATCAAGCCACTGCAGTTTGAGACCATGGTGGACCGACTGGAGAAGGCCAGCACCAACCAG CTTGTGTCACTCCCGGAGGCCAAGGTGCTGCTGAACGAGGACGACTACCTCCTCAAGTCGGTGTATGACTACTGggtgaggaagaagaagaactgCAGGGGGCCGTCGCTCATCCCGCTGATCAAGCTGGAGAAGCGGGACGGCTCCACCAACAGCGACGCCTATGTGGCCTTCCGCCGCCGGACGGAGAAGATGCAGACCAGGAAG AACCGCAAAAACGACGAGGCGTCTTACGAGAAGATGCTGAAACTGCGGCGGGAGTTCAGCCGTACGGTCACCATCCTGGAGATGATCAAGAGAAGGGAGAAGGCCAAGCGTGAGCTGCTCCACCTCaccctggaggtggtggagaagag GTACCAGCTGGGCGACTTCACCGGGGAGGTCCTCAGTGAGGTCACCGTTCCCCTGGCCGAGAAGCCGGCTTACATCGCTCCCGTGAGCCTGGCCAACGGCATGCGCCACAAAACAGAGCTGAAGATCAAG ACGCACAAGGCAGGTCTTCCCCACGCCTACCACACTTCCATGAAGGAGGAGCTTCCCTTCGACTTTGTCCGGCCGAAGAAGAAGTACACCAAGAGGGACAAGTTGAACCCGCCGCGCCGCCCCGGACGCCCCCCCAGCCTCTACACCGTCAACAAGGCAGACATCAAGCAGTACGACTTCCACAGCTCGGGCGAGGAGGACTTCCCAGCACCACTG TCTCCGCCGTCGGAGCCCGACGAGGAGAACGATCCCGACGGAGTGTTCGCCTTCCGAAGGAAAGCTGGGTGCCAATATCTCTCG CCGTGTGCGGAGCTGAACCCGGGGCCCCTGTGGGAGCACCCAGAGCTGGCGGGGCTGGACGCCCTGCGCCACCGCCACTCCCTCACCGCCCTGTGTGTACCCCGCCGCTTCGTCGGCCTGGCGCGACGCAGGATGGGCCGCGGTGGCAG GGTCGTCCTGGACCGGGCCTCCTCCGGCACTGACGCGGTGCTGAGGCAGCTGGACCCGGAGGTGGTCACTCAACCCGGCGCCACGGActctcccgcccccccacaGAGAGGTCCGGGTCAGCGCTGCGCACCGAGCACCTCCTTGTCTGAGATCCTGGACAACATCCAGGCGCTCAGGTGGCGCTGCTTCAGGCCACGCCCCTCTCAGGACCACAACCAGGCCAGCAAGACGAGCCGGCTCTCCACAGACTGCAGACTGGCCGCGCGCCTCTCGGCCTGCCCCAGGAACGGCATCG GGGGCATCACAGAGGAGCAGTACCaggaccaccagcagcagctggccCAGATGCAGAAGCAGCAGCTGGCCCAAACTTCCACTGCTCCCGTCAAGcattcctcacagcctgagctCAAAGTCACGCAG ACCACTTGTTCCAACGATTGCACTTCAAAGACCCTAGACTCTGCCAGCGCCCACTTTGCTGCCTCGGCGGTGGTCAGTGCGCCCCCCCAGGGCCACGTCAACAACGAGAACAAGCCCCACAAGCCCAGCGTCAACGGTGTCCTCCATCCTCCAG GCACCACCAGACCTccacaccccaccaccacccccagcaccagtACCACCAGCATGGGCGGTGGCGGCAACGGCagcggcaccaccaccacctccacctcacacagcggcgggccccggggcctcggGCGATCGTCTTCCTCCACCACGTCTTCCTCGCTGCAGTCTCTGCCCAACGCGCGCAGTCACGTCAGCGCCGTGTCGCCAGCCAACAGCCACCACAGCGCCCGCCCGTCCGCCCCCTCGCCGTCAGCCTTAAAGCTGGCCACCGCCGCCAGCGCGCTGGGTCGCGTGCCCAAGGTGCCGCCGGCCAGCACCGGCGGCACGTTGCCCAG GGAGAACCACGAGCCAGAGAGACTGAATGGAATATCAGAGACCACAGTGGCAATGGAGGTCACATAG